A genomic window from Fusarium oxysporum Fo47 chromosome VIII, complete sequence includes:
- a CDS encoding Rtr1/RPAP2 family-domain-containing protein — protein sequence MASASKQPPKGILKKPKSIKERNADPREIAIEHAKIIQHRKDLEAEILDSLVILSEYPLAREPPHNASNPSPSDVADFKAHVRLFQPSDYDDLVIERNVNELCGYTLCSRPRRNTGPGGQWKISNGNIMKREDLEKWCSNQCARRALYVKVQLNETAAWERAGIPDIEIDLLDEDKSKETEVDRAAREFGQLKLEEQRQAARDEAALALERGEPDASQSKSKKMNITLKENDPKAPSTASDKPEVYDDEHLLVEGYRTKLNLEDKKKD from the coding sequence atggcctcAGCGTCTAAACAACCCCCAAAGGGTAttctcaagaagcccaagtcCATCAAAGAACGAAATGCCGACCCTAGAGAAATCGCCATAGAGCATGCCAAGATCATCCAGCATCGTAAAGACCTTGAAGCAGAAATCCTCGACAGCTTGGTCATCCTCTCCGAATACCCTCTCGCTCGCGAACCACCTCACAATGCCTCCAACCCTTCTCCATCCGATGTCGCCGACTTCAAGGCTCATGTGCGACTCTTTCAACCTTCAGACTACGACGACCTCGTTATCGAGCGCAATGTGAACGAGCTTTGCGGTTACACACTCTGCTCGCGACCACGACGGAATACGGGTCCTGGCGGTCAGTGGAAGATTTCCAACGGGAATATTATGAAGCGGGAGGACCTAGAAAAGTGGTGCTCCAACCAATGCGCCCGTCGCGCTCTTTACGTCAAGGTGCAGCTCAACGAGACAGCTGCCTGGGAACGGGCAGGTATCCCAGATATTGAGATCGATTTACTCGACGAGGACAAATCGAAGGAAACAGAGGTCGACCGAGCTGCCCGAGAGTTTGGTCAGCTCAAGCTCGAAGAGCAAAGACAAGCAGCTCGAGATGAGGCCGCCCTTGCTCTTGAGCGAGGTGAACCAGATGCATCGCAaagcaagagcaagaagatgAATATCACACTGAAGGAGAATGATCCTAAAGCGCCATCCACTGCGTCTGACAAACCAGAAGTCTACGATGACGAACATTTACTTGTCGAGGGCTACAGAACAAAACTCAACCTGGAGGATAAGAAAAAGGACTGA
- a CDS encoding ribosomal protein S17e, with amino-acid sequence MGRVRTKTVKKSAKVIIERYYPKLTLDFETNKRICDEIAIIASKRLRNKIAGYTTHLMKRIQRGPVRGISFKLQEEERERKDQYVPEVSALDFTQNSESGQLDVDGETKDLLKHLGFESIPVNVIPVTQQQVPERGGRRYGDRPRRD; translated from the exons ATGGGTCGCGTTCGCACCAAGACTGTCAAGAAGTCCGCCAAGGTCATCATTGAGCGTTACTATCCCAAGCTCACCCTGGACTTCGAGACCAACAAGCGTATCTGTGATGAGATCGCTATCATTGCTTCCAAGCGCCTCCGCAACAAG ATTGCCGGCTACACTACCCACTTGATGAAGCGAATTCAGCGTGGACCCGTCCGCGGTATCTCCTTCAAGCttcaggaggaggagcgtGAGCGCAAGGATCAGTACGTTCCTGAGGTCTCTGCTCTGGACTTCACCCAGAACTCCGAGAGCGGCCAGCTCGACGTCGATGGCGAGACCAAGGATCTCCTCAAGCACCTTGGC TTCGAGTCTATCCCCGTCAACGTCATCCCCGTCACTCAGCAGCAGGTTCCCGAGCGTGGTGGACGACGATACGGCGACCGCCCTCGCCGTGACTAA
- a CDS encoding mitochondrial ribosomal protein MRP51 encodes MGSRAVSPGGALLRSSRLFSLPKPLPEPQSTNLHIGDHKSPTMTRQYPQYQSITSPLSSREKGDWGFKRPFPLKSTLTTSTPLIRVNQVDSIESVTDFASAADHTLSLEKFQEMRIPLSIPKGNEKSGISVRNDAWRKSVFEEDLDFTEYRKGRIDDKRWKFQGPWLARMTEGAFIGYLNKKVRPKRAEFRQLLKKRLAESLNSKRATAAMEQGNTAPNKIQASDITEDQFTDYVRALRSDRATLYGLVSKFLDLAPLGQPVGIIQTFLAAGENAAAESPYGKSGPPPSHPSAGISYLRTNSYMENHPVYGPQKQRTPTLARVVYPRQGPSPAKLGVGGFVADSPPGDNEFNTRDSRHRVSQNKKMLTGITHLDTTTFGGAKAYVSPETATVDPSGKVVLQLREANTEAQLVAREAQGRAKVYNATKQTLKRTSDEADPWRTERVANELIGDDTASTPENDAVSSSKNYGLDNDNQQ; translated from the coding sequence ATGGGGAGTCGCGCTGTTTCGCCCGGAGGGGCATTGTTGAGATCTTCTCGACTATTCTCCCTCCCAAAGCCATTACCCGAGCCTCAGTCGACAAACTTGCACATTGGCGATCACAAGTCTCCCACGATGACACGACAATACCCGCAGTACCAGTCCATCACATCGCCTCTTTCGTCTCGGGAAAAGGGTGACTGGGGCTTCAAGCGACCATTCCCTCTCAAGTCCACCTTAACGACCTCAACACCCCTGATCCGAGTCAACCAGGTCGATTCTATCGAAAGCGTTACTGATTTCGCTTCTGCTGCCGACCATACTCTTTCTCTCGAGAAGTTCCAGGAAATGCGCATTCCCCTTTCGATCCCCAAAGGAAACGAGAAAAGCGGCATATCTGTGAGAAATGATGCTTGGCGAAAATCCGTTTTTGAGGAGGACCTCGATTTTACCGAGTATCGTAAAGGACGAATTGATGACAAGCGATGGAAGTTCCAGGGACCGTGGCTGGCTAGGATGACTGAGGGTGCCTTTATCGGATATCTCAACAAGAAAGTACGACCTAAGCGAGCCGAGTTCAGACAGCTGCTCAAAAAGAGACTTGCTGAATCTCTAAACTCCAAACGAGCCACGGCTGCCATGGAGCAGGGCAACACCGCGCCAAACAAAATCCAGGCTTCAGACATCACCGAGGATCAGTTTACAGACTATGTGCGCGCTTTGCGAAGTGACCGTGCTACACTGTACGGCCTAGTCTCCAAGTTCCTTGACCTTGCTCCTCTTGGCCAGCCTGTTGGCATTATCCAGACCTTCCTCGCCGCGGGAGAGAATGCGGCTGCTGAGAGTCCTTACGGAAAGTCTGGGCCTCCTCCTAGCCATCCCTCTGCTGGTATTAGTTATCTGAGGACAAACTCCTACATGGAGAACCATCCTGTCTACGGACCTCAAAAGCAGCGCACTCCTACGCTCGCTCGAGTAGTTTACCCCAGGCAAGGCCCATCACCTGCCAaacttggtgttggtggtttCGTGGCCGACTCTCCCCCAGGAGACAACGAGTTCAATACCAGAGACTCCCGTCACAGGGTTTcgcagaacaagaagatgctTACTGGTATTACACATCTTGACACAACAACCTTTGGTGGTGCCAAGGCATATGTCAGCCCTGAGACTGCAACAGTCGACCCTAGTGGAAAGGTCGTGCTGCAACTCCGAGAAGCCAACACTGAGGCCCAGCTTGTTGCTAGAGAAGCTCAGGGCCGTGCTAAGGTGTACAATGCGACAAAGCAAACACTCAAGAGAACGAGCGACGAAGCTGATCCTTGGAGAACCGAGCGTGTCGCTAATGAGCTTATTGGTGATGACACTGCTTCTACTCCCGAAAATGATGCTGTGAGCAGCTCCAAGAACTACGGCCTTGATAACGACAACCAGCAATAG
- a CDS encoding tRNA-guanine(15) transglycosylase-like protein, with protein sequence MASSSNIYKSPALTHELVAKCSTTRARASILTLPHGVVQLPMFMPVATQASLKGITPEQLEETGCRLCLNNTYHLGLKPGQEVLDAIGGAHKLQGWNHNILTDSGGFQMVSLLKLATITEKGVEFLSPHDGTPMLLTPEHSMSLQNSIGSDIMMQLDDVLVTTSPDKARMREAMERSVRWLDRCIAAHKKPESQNLFCIIQGGLDLDMRRECCREMLARDTPGIAIGGLSGGEAKADYCRVVAACTELLPDLKPRYVMGIGYPEDLVVSVALGADMFDCVWPTRTARFGNAVTKHGVLNIRNKKYATDFGPVEEGCNCMVCKPIADGGMGVTRAFVHHNASKETVAAHLLTIHNVYYQLNLMRQIREAIMEDRFPTFVRQFFAWLYADKTEYPEWAVGALKGVNIDLSE encoded by the exons ATGgcgtcatcatcaaacatttACAAGTCACCTGCCTTGACGCACGAGCTTGTCGCAAAATGCTCC ACAACAAGAGCTCGGGCATCAATATTGACTCTTCCTCATGGCGTCGTACAGCTTCCTATGTTCATGCCAGTTGCAACTCAAGCGTCTCTAAAGGGCATTACCCCTGAACAGCTTGAAGAGACTGGTTGTCGGTTATGTCTAAACAACACATATCACCTCGGCTTGAAACCAGGACAAGAGGTCTTGGATGCGATAGGTGGAGCGCATAAACTCCAAGGATGGAACCACAACATTCTGACTGACAGTGGAGG ATTTCAAATGGTCAGTTTGCTCAAGCTTGCAACCATCACTGAGAAAGGTGTCGAATTTCTGAGCCCTCATGATGGAACACCCATGCTACTTACTCCGGAGCATTCCATGTCACTGCAAAACAGCATCGGCAGCGACATTATGATGCAGCTGGACGATGTCCTTGTCACAACCTCTCCTGACAAGGCACGTATGCGCGAGGCCATGGAGCGAAGTGTGCGATGGTTGGATCGATGCATCGCAGCTCACAAGAAACCGGAGTCCCAAAATCTCTTCTGCATTATTCAGGGAGGTCTTGATCTCGATATGCGACGAGAATGCTGTCGCGAGATGCTGGCCCGTGATACCCCAGGCATCGCCATTGGTGGATTGAGTGGTGGTGAGGCCAAGGCTGATTATTGCAGAGTTGTAGCAGCTTGCACAGAACTGCTCCCTGACCTGAAGCCGCGATACGTCATGGGTATTGGCTACCCTGAAGATCTGGTCGTGAGCGTTGCGCTGGGAGCCGACATGTTCGATTGTGTGTGGCCAACAAGAACAGCCCGATTTGGCAATGCAGTTACAAAACATGGCGTCTTGAACATCCGCAACAAGAAATACGCTACTGATTTCGGGCCTGTCGAGGAGGGTTGCAACTGCATGGTCTGCAAGCCAATCGCTGATGGAGGGATGGGTGTCACTCGGGCATTTGTCCACCACAACGCCTCAAAAGAGACGGTAGCGGCGCACCTGCTGACCATTCACAATGTCTATTATCAACTGAACCTTATGCGACAAATAAGGGAGGCCATTATGGAGGATCGATTCCCTACATTCGTGCGACAGTTCTTTGCTTGGCTTTATGCGGATAAAACAGAGTATCCCGAATGGGCAGTTGGAGCATTGAAGGGGGTCAACATCGATTTATCGGAATAA
- a CDS encoding Polymerase/histidinol phosphatase-like protein, with translation MAFTLHSHSGEFCPGHAKDQLEDIVKHAISVGYKTIGFTEHMPRYDLRDLYPEELDNPQAALEALPPRHEAYLVEAQRLQREYASQIHILIGFEAEFIRPNCAAHVRKLAEHPIVDYFIGSVHYVHNTPIDYNKEMFATARDASSRKTEESLYEDYYDLQYDMLKELRPRVVGHFDLVRLMSEDPARDVRQWKGVWERILRNLALAREQDGWLEVNSAGLRKGLAEPYPGRIIAEEWIKMGGKFTFCDDSHGIAQVATNYARTVTYLESLGVKEVWCLKRTPNSGVDGTTRATVEEVSVPLSAFRENFP, from the exons ATGGCGTTTACATTACACTCACATTCTGGCGAGTTCTGCCCTGGCCATGCCAAAGACCAACTCGAAGATATTGTCAAACATGCTATTTCTGTTGGTTACAAGACCATTGGGTTCACAGAGCACATGCCTCGCTATGATCTACGCGATCTCTATCCCGAAGAG CTCGATAACCCTCAAGCTGCTCTagaagctcttcctcctcgtcatgAAGCATACCTCGTGGAAGCTCAACGTCTTCAGCGCGAGTATGCCTCACAAATTCACATCCTCATTGGCTTTGAGGCTGAGTTCATCCGTCCAAACTGCGCAGCACACGTTCGCAAACTCGCTGAGCATCCTATCGTTGATTACTTCATCGGCTCAGTGCATTATGTCCATAACACTCCCATTGACTACAACAAGGAGATGTTTGCCACAGCCCGCGACGCAAGCAGTCGCAAGACCGAAGAATCGCTCTATGAGGATTACTACGATCTTCAGTACGACATGCTTAAGGAGCTGCGCCCGCGCGTTGTAGGACACTTTGATCTCGTGCGGTTGATGAGCGAGGATCCAGCCCGGGATGTTCGGCAGTGGAAGGGCGTCTGGGAGCGCATTCTGCGAAATCTGGCTCTTGCGAGGGAACAGGATGGATGGCTTGAGGTCAACAGCGCGGGACTGAGAAAGGGACTTGCTGAACCTTATCCTGGTAGGATAATTGCCGAG GAATGGATTAAGATGGGAGGAAAGTTCACTTTCTGCGATGACAGTCATGGTATCGCACAAGTTGCCACCAACTATGCCCGAACAGTTACTTATCTCGAGAGTCTGGGCGTCAAGGAGGTTTGGTGTCTCAAGAGAACACCTAACTCTGGCGTGGATGGAACGACGAGAGCTACTGTTGAGGAAGTCAGTGTTCCTCTGAGTGCGTTCCGTGAGAATTTCCCATAA
- a CDS encoding uncharacterized protein (of unknown function-domain containing protein), with amino-acid sequence MAVPWNSMGMPPSDADRDKIVVGPYDDSRYTASSSGLSYIRHPSSQPTNSTARLIPQPLLSPPIARVSPGPRSPSSPRSPASFQSLNSPSSPGFPLSPFYPPSPGPLQRGQFPNSPTSDGFSSPRMSGATAATDPRLSTKASNMMETVLETPYFDTPPHTPGSWGDASRGTDNLDATEVSLNNGWRPWWLRRRVTSTFMGASIMLAVIGEVVMWWLSNNEVDSSLKGLWTFGPVVVVSIMAILWARVEAQALLYMPWIVLDRRPTTVDETRRKQAHRTILLDYPSLGSFQALTKAFRNRHHLVVASIVIKLLLRAQIVLSTAVFHAEIYVDSTTRLRARLGVLHAMVGVFLIISGVLLPMLYHAPSPRGIAPRDPTSPAGTAALLTSSQQFLSRLSGTGHADMNAVAGRLAGSWYTTELTQPGRRPEEMFQLRQHGGGSGALGMNPSNRPEEATGTYQPWTQVTRTKLISIATSVALIVGICVIYNLKGNENGLEVDDSIFIVWTCLPTIIFAALAVFWTRIDIDNRRLAPFLKLTNSKCRFQESLGLTYMNEFGLHTAGKAMKNQDWAVFLAKCTSMLGWLMPIFTAGLFAVAQMAQRANLELGPESQFVSTTKSLSTAIDSDTIENVLLRETPKYPRWTWEDVALPAVSLIDHPSEWPLPNTELVAKVPSLRGKLTCETISLYGGEGVDWQCVPLGGSTKQPICGSDQSRTALVASSCSQLSSKYSIKYIWGSCSDDGMISVMMCNQSVVEVDVLTTFRTEDLYINLNAIPIVNASSETPSDVTADITSVYEALDNVGADNKTMNGLDAFFRTLVLSRLQTTLERIAMPERQNSVSQAIRQLHGILAAQAINSDLIRQPLSSKLRARDDSPTDIPASVDYVLPRLMQGSVQTFVLIGLLGFTLAFGLLSLRTASRGTLTKSPGSIAAQASLLADSTLWWRLPDGAEWMEDDDLARCLRRRTFHLGWSKGAAGTRSYGIGIVQDEGKAARPPMVSQTSADKSGGLVPGRYISMAPGVYSYGDVATYEKS; translated from the exons ATGGCTGTACCATGGAATTCCATGGGTATGCCACCGTCTGACGCCGATCGCGACAAGATCGTTGTCGGTCCATACGACGACTCTAGATacacagcatcatcatctggcCTTAGTTATATCCGACATCCTTCCTCACAGCCTACCAACTCTACAGCCCGTCTAattcctcaacctcttctctcGCCGCCCATCGCAAGGGTATCACCTGGTCCGAGGAGCCCTTCAAGTCCGCGCAGTCCAGCCAGTTTCCAATCTCTCAACAGTCCCTCGAGTCCTGGCTTTCCTCTCAGTCCATTCTACCCGCCGAGTCCAGGTCCACTACAGAGGGGGCAATTCCCTAATTCTCCTACCAGCGATGGCTTCAGCTCGCCGCGCATGTCTGGAGCAACAGCCGCCACAGACCCTCGACTATCGACCAAGGCATCAAATATGATGGAAACAGTTCTCGAGACGCCTTACTTTGACACGCCGCCTCATACACCTGGATCGTGGGGCGATGCAAGCCGTGGAACCGATAATCTAGATGCTACAGAGGTCTCCCTCAACAACGGCTGGAGACCTTGGTGGTTGCGCCGAAGAGTAACCAGCACATTCATGGGCGCGTCCATAATGTTGGCTGTAATTGGCGAGGTAGTGATGTGGTGGCTTTCCAATAATGAAGTTGACAGCAGCCTCAAGGGTCTGTGGACTTTTGGACCCGTTGTTG TTGTTTCTATTATGGCCATCCTATGGGCACGAGTCGAAGCTCAAGCATTGCTTTATATGCCATGGATTGTTCTCGATCGCCGACCAACGACTGTTGACGAAACTCGCCGCAAGCAAGCTCACCGAACTATTCTACTCGACTATCCTAGCCTTGGGAGCTTTCAAGCATTAACTAAAGCATTTCGAAACCGCCACCATCTCGTCGTTGCATCTATCGttatcaagcttctcctgcGTGCTCAGATCGTTCTTTCTACTGCCGTCTTTCACGCTGAAATTTATGTCGACAGCACTACCAGACTCCGAGCCAGGCTTGGCGTCCTACATGCTATGGTTGgcgtcttcctcatcatctctggCGTACTTCTTCCTATGTTGTATCATGCACCATCGCCTCGAGGTATTGCGCCTCGAGACCCTACTTCCCCCGCCGGAACTGCGGCACTCCTAACAAGTAGCCAGCAATTTCTCTCACGACTATCCGGAACTGGACATGCAGATATGAATGCTGTTGCTGGTAGGCTGGCAGGCTCATGGTATACGACAGAACTCACACAACCCGGACGTCGACCTGAGGAAATGTTTCAGCTGAGACAACATGGCGGAGGAAGTGGTGCCCTCGGCATGAATCCTTCCAACCGACCTGAGGAGGCCACGGGGACATACCAGCCATGGACACAAGTCACCCGAACCAAGCTCATCAGTATTGCTACTTCTGTTGCGTTGATTGTTGGAATCTGTGTCATTTATAACTTGAAAGGCAATGAAAATGGCCTAGAAGTCGATGATAGCATATTCATTGTTTGGACCTGTCTACCAACCATTATCTTTGCCGCTCTCGCCGTCTTCTGGACCCGAATCGATATCGACAACCGACGCCTGGCCCCGTTCTTGAAGCTCACCAACTCGAAATGCCGATTTCAGGAGTCTTTGGGGCTGACGTACATGAACGAGTTTGGTTTGCATACAGCTGGAAAGGCCATGAAGAACCAAGATTGGGCCGTtttccttgccaaatgcaCTTCGATGCTTGGCTGGTTGATGCCAATCTTTACTGCGGGACTGTTTGCTGTTGCTCAGATGGCACAAAGGGCCAACCTGGAGCTTGGACCAGAGTCGCAGTTTGTATCGACAACTAAATCGTTGAGCACCGCCATCGACAGCGATACAATCGAAAATGTGCTCCTGAGAGAAACTCCCAAGTACCCGAGATGGACATGGGAGGATGTCGCTCTTCCAGCGGTTTCGCTTATTGATCACCCAAGCGAGTGGCCACTTCCAAACACGGAGCTTGTGGCCAAAGTCCCGAGCCTCAGGGGCAAGCTCACCTGCGAGACGATATCTCTGTATGGAGGTGAGGGTGTGGATTGGCAATGTGTACCATTGGGAGGATCCACAAAGCAACCCATCTGCGGATCTGATCAATCTCGAACTGCACTTGTTGCGTCTTCATGCTCACAACTCTCCTCCAAATACTCCATCAAGTATATTTGGGGTAGCTGTTCAGATGACGGTATGATTTCTGTCATGATGTGCAATCAATCGgttgtcgaggttgatgtcTTGACAACATTCCGCACTGAGGACCTGTACATCAACTTGAATGCTATTCCCATTGTGAATGCATCGAGTGAGACGCCTTCGGATGTGACGGCGGATATCACGAGTGTTTATGAAGCACTTGATAACGTTGGCGCTGATAACAAAACCATGAACGGACTCGATGCATTCTTCCGTACTTTGGTGCTCTCAAGGTTACAAACAACTTTAGAGCGTATTGCGATGCCTGAGAGACAGAATTCAGTTTCTCAAGCGATCCGCCAACTGCATGGAATCCTTGCCGCGCAGGCAATCAATAGCGACTTGATACGACAGCCCTTGTCATCTAAGCTCCGTGCTCGTGATGATTCTCCAACCGACATTCCAGCCTCGGTTGATTATGTTCTCCCGCGTCTGATGCAAGGAAGTGTGCAAACCTTTGTCCTCATCGGGTTACTAGGCTTTACGCTCGCATTCGGACTCCTTTCGCTACGTACGGCATCTCGTGGGACTCTGACCAAGAGCCCTGGTAGTATTGCCGCTCAAGCAAGTCTTCTTGCAGACTCAACACTGTGGTGGCGCTTACCAGACGGAGCAGAATGgatggaagatgacgatTTAGCGCGATGCCTTCGTCGGAGGACGTTCCATCTTGGATGGAGTAAGGGGGCCGCGGGAACCCGAAGCTACGGTATCGGGATCGTGCAGGACGAAGGAAAAGCAGCGAGACCACCAATGGTCTCGCAAACAAGTGCTGATAAGAGCGGGGGATTGGTTCCTGGGCGATACATTAGTATGGCGCCTGGGGTATACTCTTACGGGGATGTTGCGACATATGAAAAGTCGTAG